CATCGAATCAGAGGTGCGTGCCTAGGGCTAGGGTTCCTTCTACTTATTTCGACTGTTCTCGCACCTTTGATAAGTCCAGAAGAAGTTACATAAAGCGAAAGATCGTGGTGACCTGAGTGAGGCTAATACAGTTCTCGTTCTCTTGTGCAACTAGTAACTCATGGCATACATCCATCAGGTTTCGAAACCAGCAAAAGAAATTCATGCGCAAAAGAATTTCTGAAAATAATTAGATGGTTACTGTGCCTTTTTTTCCACCCAAATCCTTGTTTACATTACCATGTCAGTAGGTTAAcacttactccctccgttccataatgtaggtcgttttgacttttctagattcatatattttgctatgtatctagacatgttatatctagatgcatagcaaacactatgaatctagaaaagccaaaacgacctacattttggaacggagggagtagtagagAGATGCAGAAAAAAGTTGTATTCTACCGCCTTTTGAAATTATGGACTACTCTCCATGTTTCTTATATGACTTCGGAAATGGTGAATAACATGCGAGGTGTATGACGTTTTGGTATTTGGAGGTGTCAGAAAAACGTAATGCTTTTTCTTTTTAACCTTTTGTGTTTCTTTTCAAATTTCGTTAGTTTGTCTTTTGTATCCAGTTAGCTTGAAGGCCTGTCAGAATTGGTGGACAAAGTATGTTCAGATGACACCACCAGTCAGCTGGAAGCCACAGTCCAGTTCAGGAAACTTCTTTCAGATGGTACTTGACATGTTTAATGCTAGATGCAACTCCTTTATTTTTTGTTATATATATCTGATCTTAGCTATGTCTGTAGAGAAGAATTCAACTGTGATAAGAATCATTAGAGCGGATGTCCTTCCCAGACTTGCTGAGTTTCTTTCAAGACATGGGCTTCCTCAGCTCCAAGTATGTTCCTTGGTTTTTGTCTCCtcatttttctctcttctttgttttcttctgtgGTTTACCTCGTGTACCTTTTGCAGATGGAGGCGGCATGGGTGCTTACCAACATAGCTGCATCTGATTATACACTGCTGGTTGCAGAATGTGGTGCTGTTCCAAGGTTGGTGGAACTCTTAGGGTCACCAAATGCGAACATCAGGCATCAGGTGAAGCAGTTTTACTCAACCATTATTTGTGCGTGTAACAGTTTGGTTTGTGATATTCTCACCTTTGACATTTGAAACAGGCTATATGGTGTCTTGGAAATATAGCTGCAGACTTGCCTAGCTGCAGAGACATTCTTTTTGATCATGGTGTTGTTACGCCATTACTTTCTCAATTTAGAGACGACATGAAAATTCCAGTTCTGAGAACTGCTATGTGGGCCCTGTCAAATATTTGTTTTGGAAAATTGCCAGCCGAAGTGCAAGTAGGGTTTTGTTACCGCTGTTTATCTTCTGAACTTTctcatattattttttttttgaagaaagggTTTACTGACATTTGTTTTGGCTTATCATTGCAGGTGAAACCGATACTGGAAATTGTCAGCCAGCTGATTCATTCTGCTGATGAGAAGATACTGGCAGATGCATGCTGGACTGCATACTATATATGTAGTGGTGTAGATGATGCCATTCAAGATGTATTGGATGCTGGGGTCTGCCCTCAACTTGTAAATCTCTTGATGTAAGTTGCCAGATTCATTTTTCATAGTGAAAGCTGCACCTTTTATAAAGTTATTACCTGATATTCCTTATAATTAACTGGTCTCTTTCTTTTCTCCTGATTTTAGGCATGCATCAGCTAGTGTTCTTCTTCCTGTCATTATGGCACTCGCAAGAATTTCTGCCGGACATGATGCTCAAGTTCAGGTAGCTTTATAGCTATTTTGTTGTTGTGTGTCATGCCCTTTACTTCGCAAATACAAATCCCTGGTGATCTGCAACAACAATAACAACCACAACAACAAAGACTTTTAGTCCCAACTCCtgagcaagttggggtaggctagagttgTAACCCAACACAAGCCACcaacaaaaagggaaaagaaagagaaaaaagaaaataatataTGTACGGAATCAATAGTAGTGATATTATTAGGGGATCTAAAGCCTGTTTTTTGGTTCAGGCATTTTAATAGCTGATTTCCATGTGCTGCTCCTATCCAAGGACAACCACGAAAACCAAGAATGCAATGATAAAAAAAGCTCAGTGTGGAATTGCTGGTTGCAGTGATAATGCTTTGGTCTTTTATGGCCCAAAGCTTGTATGTTCTGCGTTCACATTTCATAGCTACAACTGCAGCTATTATTACAGTACTAATGTGATTTGGCAGGACTAGGGATAGCAAGAAGAACTGGCTAGTCGCCCTCCCTCTCTGTAGGCTCTGACTGCTTTTAGGGTTCTTCTTGCTTGATTAACAACTGATGATGCGGCTAGGTATTTATAGTAGCCAAGAATAAGCTAACGAAGCAACTAATCCAATCCGCAATAACTAAACGAAAAGTATGCCCCTGCTCTTCTGCGCCGCACTGGTCCCACTACCATAACTTTAGGTTATAGGCCTCATTTGATGCCGCCAATAAAGCTCATCAGCTTTTATCACACCCGTTACTATGCCAGCTTCATCGTCTTCGGACTATTTTCAATGGCGCAACTGCTTTTGTACTTCTCAGGTTCAGCTTATTATTCCTTAGTGTGTTATCCTTCACTGATGAGGTCTCTGAGGGGCTCCACGCGCCTTTACTGTAAAATATTTGTGTATCTGCAGTATAGCTGTTAAAGGGGGAGATAAAAGTTTGCATGCCTACCAGAAAGTTCTTATACTTTGTCTAATACATAGGCAATTAGTTCTGCATTCTGCTTTGATTTGCCCAAATCTCTGTAAGTTATACTGAACACAAATGCAACAATGCTTGCAGGTCTTAATAGAAAATGGCATTCTCAATTGTTTAGCCCAATTGCTCGCGCGAAATTACCCAAAGAACATCAAGAAACAAGCTTGTTTAATTGTTTCTAATATTGCCACTGGCAACAAGGAACAAATTCAGGTATCATAATCTGAATCGTTGTGCATTTCCTACAAATGCTCTTCGTGCCATCAAAGGGATGTACATACTATGTAGCATCATCATGTTGTCCCGTGTCAACTAAATCCTGTACCTGAAATCATTGTTATCTTTTGGCTTGTAATCCTTCCAACAGGCCGTAATTGACGCGAGCATTATTAGTCCTCTTGTTGTCCTCCTAAAGACATCAGAGTCAGATATAAAAAAGGAAGCTGCTTGGGCTTTATCAAATGCTGTGTCCAGTGCTTCAAGTGAACAAATTCAGTATGTTCTGTCTGAATGTGCTCATAATGTATGTATCTTCAGTACGTACTTTGGTTCACGACATTAGAGTTGATCCTTTGCAATGCATGCTTTCCATCTGGGTGCAGGTATTTGGTGAGCCGGGGATGTCTAGAGCCCCTCTGCAGCATCCTCTCGTACCAAGATCACGACCTATTATATACATGCCTGGAAGG
This portion of the Panicum virgatum strain AP13 chromosome 2N, P.virgatum_v5, whole genome shotgun sequence genome encodes:
- the LOC120662217 gene encoding importin subunit alpha-1b-like; its protein translation is MPRAPRRPSDEARRGAYKPRVDFSRSRRRREDGLLALRRLDRDAGLFKRRRDETAPTVHASDPAPTSVEEAPPASNARPPPGSSSPPDPSAPRNAIESELEGLSELVDKVCSDDTTSQLEATVQFRKLLSDEKNSTVIRIIRADVLPRLAEFLSRHGLPQLQMEAAWVLTNIAASDYTLLVAECGAVPRLVELLGSPNANIRHQAIWCLGNIAADLPSCRDILFDHGVVTPLLSQFRDDMKIPVLRTAMWALSNICFGKLPAEVQVKPILEIVSQLIHSADEKILADACWTAYYICSGVDDAIQDVLDAGVCPQLVNLLMHASASVLLPVIMALARISAGHDAQVQVLIENGILNCLAQLLARNYPKNIKKQACLIVSNIATGNKEQIQAVIDASIISPLVVLLKTSESDIKKEAAWALSNAVSSASSEQIQYLVSRGCLEPLCSILSYQDHDLLYTCLEGLENILQAGEAGKKGEESGTNPYAQFILECRGLDKLEDLQDINSDRIYELVMKLLQSYWEEEVSESDDLDVPGSNDSADTVETKPEGAAQPPEAASGADEAE